The following coding sequences lie in one Cannabis sativa cultivar Pink pepper isolate KNU-18-1 chromosome 5, ASM2916894v1, whole genome shotgun sequence genomic window:
- the LOC133038282 gene encoding uncharacterized protein LOC133038282, with product MQTKSYADLKRRDIEFEVGDHVFLRVTPRKGLSVKRFGKRGKLSPRYVGPFQILDRVGSVAYRIALPPSLSGVHNVFHVSQLRKYVSDPSHVLSYETLGLQEDLSYNERPVKILDQKDRILRNKTITLVKVLWRNSVVEEATWELESDMREQYPELFE from the exons ATGCAG ACGAAATCTTATGCAGACCTGAAGCGGAGAGACATTGAGTTCGAAGTGGGTGATCATGTGTTTCTTCGAGTGACACCACGAAAAGGACTCTCGGTGAAGAGATTTGGCAAGAGAGGGAAACTAAGTCCCAGATATGTTGGTCCATTTCAGATATTGGATAGAGTGGGCAGTGTAGCTTATAGAATAGCTTTACCGCCATCATTATCTGGGgtgcataatgtatttcatgtatctCAACTCCGGAAATATGTGTCAGACCCATCGCATGTTTTGAGCTATGAAACACTGGGTTTGCAGGAAGATTTGTCCTACAATGAACGTCCGGTGAAGATTCTTGATCAAAAGGATAGGATTTTGAGAAATAAGACAATTACCCTGGTGAAAGTCCTATGGAGAAACAGTGTGGTTGAGGAAGCTACTTGGGAGCTTGAATCTGATATGCGAGAGCAATATCCAGAATTATTTGagtaa
- the LOC115716177 gene encoding uncharacterized protein LOC115716177 — MSISEANGESLSRSTDDSDLEWRKENEISYDDEDSSDLDKYCDESDTEEWFGEHYDSDEAEHKNFKRLSRNENFVDPNSKLPRPKNENIYENGKIVLRQWQRFKDHKVFGAVLKDFAIQEGFELRKVKHASSRITSVCRAEGCKWRIHASLSPDEREFIIKIYNPDHNCQCVVKNRIATSGWIAKKLSSTLAKTPDMNLQRMRLELKDQFGIEATNRQLWKARQKAREHGGLNYAHLYGNLRRYAAMIYKTNPGSAAIIQSVKTGFLTACRPFFGLDGCHLKGPYKGILLAAVGLDANLHFYPIAYAIVEAQNNSSWKWFLDFLRNEIGILIEANHGGLIEVVTNIPGAGHRFCCFHLENNMVKKFGTSHLQGLFWAAAETANFENFKIIIERIKEFNQEAHDWLSNIDFKHWTMSKFDPNVKVEHLTNNFVESFNDWIEDHRYKAPIELLEGIRMQQTAMMYAREVTADRWEHKLTPKVHLKWQVRGIPCIHAIACITTIRADIANYCSPYFTTEMWRKTFEQVIHPIPDESMWPQFNDVKKPPGRSKKHRRRRVAGEERPLPPTSRKQPTRKGVSSTKKCSNCHEFGHNSRSC; from the exons ATGAGCATAAGTGAAGCAAATGGGGAATCTTTGTCAAGATCAACTGATGACAGTGACTTGGAGTGGAGAAAAGAGAATGAGATTTCATATGATGATGAGGATAGTTCTGACTTAGACAAATATTGTGATGAATCTGACACAGAAGAATGGTTTGGAGAGCACTATGACAGTGATGAAGCCGAGCATAAGAATTTTAAAAGACTATCAAGGAATGAAAATTTTGTTGATCCTAATAGTAAGCTGCCAAGACCAAAAAATGAGAACATATATGAGAATGGAAAAATAGTCCTTAGGCAATGGCAAAGATTCAAAGATCACAAGGTTTTTGGGGCAGTATTGAAAGATTTTGCCATTCAAGAAGGTTTTGAGCTACGTAAAGTGAAGCATGCTTCTAGTAGAATCACCTCAGTTTGTAGAGCTGAAGGATGCAAATGGCGAATTCATGCTTCCTTATCACCAGATGAAAGAGAGTTTATAATCAAAATCTACAATCCAGATCACAATTGTCAATGTGTTGTGAAAAATAGGATAGCTACATCAGGGTGGATTGCCAAAAAGCTTAGTAGTACCTTAGCTAAAACACCTGATATGAATTTACAAAGAATGAGGCTAGAGTTGAAAGATCAGTTTGGAATTGAAGCTACAAATAGACAACTTTGGAAAGCAAGGCAGAAGGCCAGAGAACATGGTGGCTTAAATTATGCTCACTTATATGGTAATTTGAGACGTTATGCTGCTATGATTTACAAAACTAACCCTGGGAGTGCTGCTATTATACAAA gcgtcaaaactggtttcttaACAGCGTGTAGACCATTTTTTGGGTTAGATGGTTGTCATCTAAAAGGGCCATACAAGGGTATCCTACTGGCTGCAGTGGGGCTTGATGCCAATCTTCACTTTTATCCAATTGCTTATGCAATTGTGGAAGCTCAGAATAACTCTAGTTGGAAATGGTTTTTAGACTTTCTAAGAAACGAAATTGGGATACTCATAGAGGCCAACCATGGT GGTTTAATTGAGGTTGTGACAAACATCCCGGGTGCTGGGCAtcgtttttgttgttttcatttagaaaataacatggtaaAAAAGTTTGGCACATCACACCTTCAAGGTCTCTTTTGGGCAGCAGCTGAGACAGCCAATTTTGAGAATTTTAAGATAATAATAGAGCGAATTAAAGAATTCAACCAAGAGGCACATGACTGGCTAAGCAATATTGACTTCAAGCATTGGACAATGAGCAAGTTTGATCCAAATGTGAAGGTAGAACATCTCACAAATAATTTTGTTGAGTCATTCAACGATTGGATAGAAGATCATCGATACAAGGCCCCAATTGAGTTGTTGGAAGGTATAAGAATGCAACAGACAGCCATGATGTATGCAAGAGAAGTAACAGCTGACAGATGGGAGCATAAGCTCACTCCAAAAGTCCATCTTAAG TGGCAAGTGAGAGGAATACCATGTATCCATGCGATTGCTTGCATAACTACCATTAGGGCTGACATAGCCAATTATTGCTCCCCATACTTCACTACTGAAATGTGGAGGAAAACATTTGAGCAAGTTATTCATCCAATTCCTGATGAATCGATGTGGcctcaattcaatgatgtgaaAAAACCACCAGGAAGATCTAAAAAGCATCGTAGAAGAAGAGTTGCAGGAGAGGAGAGACCCTTGCCACCTACTTCAAGGAAACAACCAACTAGGAAAGGTGTTTCTAGCACTAAAAAGTGTAGCAACTGCCATGAATTTGGCCACAATAGCAGGTCATGTTAG